CTTATTAGCTGGAGCGTTCGCTCAAGTTACTAAAGCAAGTGGCGCAGTAGAATCTGTTGTAAACTTCAGTTTATCAATCGTACCTGTAAACTTCTTGGTACCAGGAATTTTCTTGATTTCTACATTCTTGTCAATTGCAACTGGTTCATCTGTAGGATCAGTAGTAGCATTGGGACCTATCGTTTTTGGTGTTGCAGAAAAAGTTGGTATCAATCCAGCACTAATGCTTGCAGCTTTGATTTGTGGAGCAATGGCCGGAGATAACTTGTCATTAATCTCAGATACGACAATCGCAGCTACAAGAACACAAAATATCGGAATGAAACAAAAATTCGTAATGAACTCAAGATTTGCTTTCCCAGCAATTATAATTTCTACAATTATTTTCGCAATCATTGGAAGACCAGACACAACTATCACAATGGTTAAAGAAAGCTACAACTTGGTTTATGTAATCCCTTATATATTAGTAATCGTAACAGCATTAATGGGAATGAACGTATTATTGGTATTATTCTCTGGTACATTACTAGCCGGAATAATCGGTATGATTTACGGAAAATTCGACACAATTATGTTGTCACAAACAATTTTTCAAGGATTCACAGGAGTATTAGAAATCTTCTTATTATCAATGTTTACTGGTGGTCTTGCTTACATGGTTAGAAAGCACGGTGGTATTGATTGGATCATAATGAAAGTCAAAAACAAAGTTAAAGGTACAAAAAGTGCTGAAGCTGCAATCGCTGCATTAGTTGGACTTACAAACGTAGCCGTA
This Finegoldia magna ATCC 53516 DNA region includes the following protein-coding sequences:
- a CDS encoding Na+/H+ antiporter NhaC family protein, with amino-acid sequence MKPNKKALLPLVVFVLFYVLSGVVLSLRGVEMPFYQIPSPISIMIGVVVAFIIFEGTINEKADDFVKGCGDENIIIMCIIYLLAGAFAQVTKASGAVESVVNFSLSIVPVNFLVPGIFLISTFLSIATGSSVGSVVALGPIVFGVAEKVGINPALMLAALICGAMAGDNLSLISDTTIAATRTQNIGMKQKFVMNSRFAFPAIIISTIIFAIIGRPDTTITMVKESYNLVYVIPYILVIVTALMGMNVLLVLFSGTLLAGIIGMIYGKFDTIMLSQTIFQGFTGVLEIFLLSMFTGGLAYMVRKHGGIDWIIMKVKNKVKGTKSAEAAIAALVGLTNVAVANNTVSILITGQVASELTKEYDVKPSRVASLLDTTSCVIQGIIPYGAQILIASGLTAGKVAPTDIIPFLVNQYVLLAMMILTIITRFGTNSDPATEVADD